Genomic segment of Hydra vulgaris chromosome 08, alternate assembly HydraT2T_AEP:
ACTTTATACTCCACCATACAgcctataataaaatttatactcCATCATACAaccctaaataaaatttatactcCACCATATAGCCTTCAATTAAATCGAAAAAAGGAagctttttctaaattaaaaaatttattaaaataatataatatatattttttaaggtggtagatacccataaaaaataaaacttgaaataagaCAATTCacaacagtttttattatttttttcattcaaaacaaattgtttaaaaataattaaactaaaagaGTAGTTAATCAAGACTCTTTGCCTCAATTATTACtgaaaatatgatattttgatgatggattgtaaaaaaaacattttaaaaacttatatagttaaacttgaaaaattcaATAGTTCTTTATTGTATCGTAATTCAGGAGTCAAACTAAAATGAAgccataatataaaaaacttcagaagatattaacattttttgataatattttgcaTAGTTAGAGTTTATAAAAGGCGCAAGTTTTgtgtataaaataatagttttagttcAATTCATGCCATTATAGCTAAAGAATATACTGTGAAAATTTCAACCTAAAAACTCATGCTGATCTTGAAATATCACgtttaaaagttatcaaaattgGTTAAAATCAAATACTGAGAAAAACgcaaaaataatgataaactaaaaaaaaaaaatatccagaaatcCTTATCTAATGGTTCTTAATTTTCTTCTTGCTTTTACGCCTTTGATTGATGGCTTtctctaaacattttttatgctcTCTATATcgctttttaaatgcattttacaTAAGCTGGGAAACAGGTAGTCCAAGCATTTGCATCATTGAGCTTAAACCAGATTTGCCATCATTAAATTCAATGAATGCTGAACAAATACCAATTTCAAGAAGTTTTCGTGAcacaaaattttactttggACATTTTTTCTTGATCATACTTTTTAAGCATTCGTTTCTATTTTGAGTTTTGTCATGCAAACACTTTAACATTAGTGATTCTGCTGATAAATCATGCCAAACTGGCGTTAACAAATCTTTAATTGTAATTGGGAGGCTTAAGTTTTTCTTGTATGTTTATTACCTGTTATTTTGTCAGCCAGCCATAAACACCAGGTATCCTTAGTGTGTGGACAAAATTGATGCCGaatatttttatccaaaatgTTTGTATTATGAAACAAAGTTGCCCttatagattttttcaaaaaataattatcatcaACATTCTGCCTTACAGCCCTACCAAAGTAATTTTGAAGAGTATTGATAGCTTTATCAGTAAGTTTACCTATTCCTGAGATACCTTTTCCATCggataactttttatttttataagttagaCGAATATTTTGGCAACGAGTACCTACACGTTTTTGAATGTGTTCAATACATTCTAGCTTAGTAATTAGAAAATCTCCGTAAAGTTTAGATAACTTTACTTGATTAAACGAAGTCGTATCTCCATCATCATGTGTTCcatatatataagattattttCAGAAATGGACCGAGAATACATTTTAACAGCCCCCATAGCATCCATGAATCCAGAACTACCTGTACGATTTGACTGGCAAACATGATTGAATTTCCAGTCCACATAATGAGGTGTTTTTTATGCTTCCACATTGCACAACCATGACAACTTTTAGATAAAACATCTTAGTGTAAACACATTCCATTGATCGTTGAAATGATAGAGACAATTCCATTTAGCGAGCTGTGTCCTCTCTTCTTTCACGAACCATCAAGGAAAACTGTACAGTTCATTGTTTCATTGTTTTTCTGTTCTCGTAGTCTTGCTGTTTCCTTGGCTGCTTTGGTCATAGATGCTGTACAAACACTAGTAAATATACCAtgcaaaacattattattatttgtgtaaGCTTTGAAAGAAATAAGTCGTGGCATAtttaatattgaactaaaagaTTTAATGGCTCTTTGACCTCTACCAATGTCTCTAAATGCCAACACTATTCTAACATTAGTAGAATAAAACTTTCTGccacaatattttgtaatattatttttgttttgaatgtaAGTGATACTATTGgacgttttaaaagttttttgccaTCGACAATAATCTGAAGTACATGATGTAGATCTGAATAAAGTCCTTGTCGCTTTACTTCATTATTTTCAAGATTAGCTTAACTTCCGCAATCTGAGAAATTAGCTAtttcttttacttaaaattttaataaaccatagttaaatataatgttataatCATCTTTGTCTACAGAAAtgaaaaagtcaaattttattttcccTGAACTTGAGTTACTAGTTGAAGGTAAAGAATCAGATGCCAACTTTTGTTCAAGTGTTGGGTTATCTTCTTTTTGTGTGTGTACCAATTgcaagaaaatgatttttttttgtccttGAAAGAGTTCTTGGTTTATTGTTCAATAAAActtctaaattaaaactatgttgctacaaaaagtgttaaaatcaCATGAAATCGGTGAACAATAtataatagaagtcaaaagtatgatttgttttcaaaaataagaaGGTTGTCCTAATTATAGTAAGAGGAGCAGCGGAATGGTATATGAAATCGTAGTGGTAATaggatattttttgtaaatgttacAATATTGCtgtaatatttatgttattattgtaCCATCATTATGAATATGAATTGtagaattttgttttataagctgtgttattatctatttttatttatatatattatgaattaCAATGTGACTATTATTATGGGGAACCAAGGAACCAATTTAACGTCCAGTTTATAGGTTTGAAAACGGAGTTATAAAAGAAGTTGATAAACTCCTataagaaaattgtaattgtgatatttattgtataatatcTTTAGTAATTCGCATTTTTTGATTATGCCGCATTTTAAAACTGCATTGAGTTTAGAAGAAGCACACAGTTTTATTAAAGACCAAGAAATTGAGTGCACTATTCGGTTTAGTACATCTTTCTCTACAAAAGGCTTCGGAAatactggtatatatatatatatatatatatatatatatatatatatatatatatatatatatatatatatatatatatataaatatatatatatatatatataaatatatatatatatatatatataaattaattaattacaatatcaattataattataaagacttgaataaagtattaaaaaaaattgaatattcaactcttatttaaaagtattaaaagcatattgtttatttcttaaGATCTAAGGAAAAAAAACCACATAGTTTATTGGTCAATCGATTCCAttgcattaaataaatttataaatatatatatatatatatatatttatatatatatatatatatatatatatatatatatatatatatatatatatatatatttatatatatatatatatatatatatatattatatatatatatatatatatatatatatatatatatatatatatatatatatatatatatatatatatatatatatatatatatatatatgtatatatatacgcgGTAGTCAACaattttgcttaagtttttattcacttaaagctgagcaattactgagtaaaaacaattgctcatttttattgaCCCAGcctataaaaaagaataatttttgttatattcatAGTAAGGGATTTGGTTTTTATGGCTTACTTGCAGAGTAaggttattctttttttttttaacaaagatttaaaaaaacttctgcCTTATATCAACAGTTCAATCAAAGGTATAGTGTGAGATATCCCTTTCATCTATTTTATATCTCCAATCATTTATTCtatctctgaaaaaaaaagtctcttttagAAGTCAAAAGAACACAAAGTAGGTAAGAAGATGGTTGCTAAGGACGTTCCTATGTCCGAAATATTTTTTAGTCATCCAAAAAGCTGCTTAAGTCACTatttatgttattgttattaaaaaaatagttttaaaaatgtgttcctcataaaattttacatcaataacgataataatattttttttgattcttttcaaaatttcagGTTATGTACCtccttaatataaatattaaaataaaaaatctgaataCGTAAGAAGAGTTAGTTACTCAGTTACTCATCGAGGAATGAATAACATTTCAAGAAATGATTGCATTATATTTTTCGGCCATGTTAGACAAAAGGCAGTCAAAGAAATTAGCAGagaaagtttttaacaaaagttatattGAAAGTAAAACTAATTTACTGATTTATATAAATCGTGTATTTTATGTGATTGTATTGTAAAGTTGTCATTTTTATGAATggattaaaaaactatttaaaagaattaaataatttaacaacgACATTAAAATACTCTTAAAAGGGCTAAAAAGCCTTAAAAACTCTGTATCATCTAACTTTAGTAAAACCTACAACTTGATCGTGGGCAATATTTTGTTGgtttaatttacaataataataacgtgagcttttttgcattttatgaGATAAACTGCAACTTTTTtaggtaaatattttaaaattaattagtacaaataataataaaagtagttaaaaaacaataatactaTACTATGTACTTTATCCCATGTGCgggttttcaagaaaaaaagacATGGTTGTCACTATACCAGAGCCCGAACCACAGTTTTCACtactttcaaaaaacttttcatgaAATTTGAATTCTCTCAAAAATTTGAATCTTAATATTTCAGAAAATCATGGTTAATATATTTCCTTCCGACCCGAATGGTTGGTGGGCTGTTATTTGGGTTCCTTTATTTTCCAAGCTCAAATTACTgcaattttttgtaacaaatctGTATTTGacattagtattaaaaataaaaatgttataaaatacgATTATATAGCacacattacaaaatttaactaaatacgCATAtgaaatacaataaataattaaaacttgttCAGTTTTTGGGAAATTCTAAGAAACAAaccaatataaataatgaaaaaggATTTACAAGAATATTTAGTTTCAACGACAcgaaggaaaactacgcatTAAAAATTCGTTTCTTCTCAGTAAGTTTTTTTACGTGAATGAAGGTGGTTTCCTAGTTACCTGGGAACATTTCTAAGAAAATTTAACCGGTAATTCCCTTCAttcattaatattatataaaaagtgaaaaaaacgaaaagaaatgaaaaagattaaaaaatttattgctggGTGCAGTCTGcaacataaaaaacaagaaagcAATGCTTATAAAGCTTCTTTTAggtaaaatgatataaaaatacatatctcatgtgtaataaaattgaaaaatttaattttgttatatatatatatatacatgtatatatatatatatatatatatatatatatatatatatatatatatatatatatatatatatatatatatatatatatatatatatatatatatataaaataacttttagcaACATTGGTTTTAATACTTGTAAAGGCAAAATCAAAAATGCTGGATCAAAGTAAAGGTACGCTTTCTACAAACCCACTGAATTCCAAAATTATTCCGAAATGCGAAAAAAAATCGTGCACGGAGGCTTTGAAGAAATTCCATAGTTTAACAGAAGATTTGATTATGGATAGGTATTATTTTGTGGCTGTTCATCGTCTAAAATGCTTATTGGTAAGTTTTGCAAAATTTCAGAATACATTTCctcatattctttttaaaacttttccattTAGAACCTAATTTCTTTTAGGTTTTACGGCTAACTAAACACGACTCGACCTTAAATGATTCTGCTTGTTCTTACCACACTACTGAAGGTTTTATCAAAAGTCCAAATGTTAAATCGCTAACTTCGGTAAGAACTTTTGATCCATTATCATAGATCCATTATCATAGCTAATGGATACGTTTTTAAGTTGTATTGAAATGCAATAAGTATACATGAACAGAGCAGAACGGGGCTAATTGagaaatttttcaataaacctAAGATTGCCTTAAGTTTACCGAGCTGCTCAACCTGCCCCAAAGAGGTAAACTTAGCAAATGTGTTGAACAAGTTCAGCAAtcgacaaataaataaataagcatgGTATGGAATTTAGATAACTcatcaaaaaactattgatattattataactatcaCAGTAAGCgtgtttataactttattttacacACTTTAGTGACGTAAGTAAgagaagagaaaaaattaaatagtaagaaagttattgaattattttgataCAACAAttgctaatttaaaaacagtatatataatgtacagcaatattttttttatcatcatttTTTGCGTTAAACAGTTCagttttattcgtttttttcaaagttgctcAACTTACCTTAACTAATTTTGGTCCAAAACAGAAAAAGTATCCGTACATCTTACTCGACTGCAATTTAGtaacctttattatttttatttttttgtttttatttttttgttgcaaattgCGTTACCATtctatttctttaatttcttcatTAGATATTTTGTCATGCAATGCTTATTTTTCAATATGTCTAACTTGTTCCTATGCTCAATTAGCCACGTTCTACCTTTAACTATAATGCTTGCCAAAATATCTGTTTTCTTAAGACTTAATTATTTGTATgaactattatttttgaaaagttttattaaacagtttttcttcctgtgatatttttaaaaccttaaaatttgAAACCCCAATTTTATACTGGAactatttatatctaataatcatttaaaccagttaaaaatcatttgaataaagttaaaaacatcTAAATAGCAGAAACACGACTTTTTAGGATTTTTCCGCTCTTCGACTATATGAAAACTTATTAGATAAGATTCTTGGAGAGTTATATATTGTAATGAAACATGAAGCAAGTATTGAATCTGGTCAAAATTTTATGGTGACGATGTTACAAATATGCAACAGCGTAAAATCGCTTTACATGCGAATTAAAAGTATTGTAGaggtttgtaaatattaaacaaataacataGTGTTTAAAACTTGTTCACAAAATTTTCAGCAGTTTTATGTTTGCATTAACTTACAAAAGTAAATGAGCTACCAGTATTTTTAGTTACGCCAAAAGCTGGATATAAAATCCACTCCATGTCTTTATTTATGATGAAGaggcaaaaattaaaatacgatatgcttttaatttagatattttcGGAATGTAACTGCGAAGTACTCAATGAAACTAAGGAACTGTATATTCAAAGCTACGATGTCTTGACAAAAAAGTACAATCATTCTAAAAGCATGTTGATCATTCTCAAACaattagaagttttaaaaaagatttttaaggaAGATTTTtgggaaagaaagaaaaagtatgttttatGCGACACTTTTAACTtcaattaaataacattatttggtGCCGTAAAATGAGGTGACTTTAgccaaatttaaaatctttttttttttttaattttatcataaatggTTAATATGTTGAAATAAATTGCATTAGATGTGCATGATGTCGAAGAATTAaataatctaattaaaatagttaaaatgaaaaacaaaaaaattatacctttcacactttttttttaattttaaggatgAGTCAAGTCACCCCTATACTGGTGGTGACTTTGGCCACTAAACTGGCCTAAAACTGGCCTAAAagcaaattataattaataattaatcatTTCATATTTTACATATTCACAAATACATTGATATTAGGTGATATgtttttaaggcaaaaaaatattaaaagcaacaGCTTGAAACTAACTtacaaatttattcaaaatataaatcacaaaaaaaccttattaatatttaaaactcaaaaaactatGCATCAAGCATCAAACTAACAGCGCTAGAGTTATTTAATagattatttgtaattatttgttGTTCAAGAGTGAATACCTTGGTTTTTTTACAACAgccaacagtttttttttgtcgtaTATGTATTTATAGCTGCTTGCATATTAACTACATCTATTGATGATACACTTTTTCCTGGGACAATAGagactttattttgctttttattaggGGTCTATAATCATCACCTGTAGCTTCAAATAAATGTTGTGTGAAAGAACCACTGACAAGAGAACCTATTTTTACAGTGACATCTTCATTTATAAATGTTCTTTTAGGAAGTCTATCTAGCACCTGCTTTCGATCAAGTGGGTATAATTCAGTTTTTCTGAAGCCTTTCTTCATACTTTCACAACCAggttcttcaattttttttcacgAGACATTTAAGCAATGCTGGAAACTGTTCATTTGGAATTGATGGAGCCTTACGTCCTTTGCCAATTTGCTTCCAAGTTGTAGATATATTTCTCCACTGAACTTTAATAGGTCAAAAATATGCAACATCCAATGACTGCATTAAATGCGTGGAGCTAGGAGGAA
This window contains:
- the LOC136083839 gene encoding uncharacterized protein LOC136083839, producing MLIKLLLATLVLILVKAKSKMLDQSKGTLSTNPLNSKIIPKCEKKSCTEALKKFHSLTEDLIMDRYYFVAVHRLKCLLVLRLTKHDSTLNDSACSYHTTEGFIKSPNVKSLTSDFSALRLYENLLDKILGELYIVMKHEASIESGQNFMVTMLQICNSVKSLYMRIKSIVEIFSECNCEVLNETKELYIQSYDVLTKKYNHSKSMLIILKQLEVLKKIFKEDFWERKKKYVLCDTFNFN